From a single Lewinella sp. LCG006 genomic region:
- a CDS encoding PorP/SprF family type IX secretion system membrane protein: protein MRYTTLFILFLPLWLVAQQVPHTTAFTSTYASWNPAMTAPWSYVETQAVYHQQWMGFAGAPQTIMADVQVPILDYNMSAGLQLQNDQAGPLQQTSISLLYAYQIKLDYNHRLAIGVMANLSQFGFNGNDLAAYDLDDQLLGEGESTVNQTNFGVGVYYTGADPDDYEESYLFAGLSAQQVMPGSLRFAEFNESANFKRVLHGFGLVGYHFDQGSDFIEPSLQVLYSTNNVMHFQFGLQYEMYDTFWTGLTLDSSFRTGVQLGYIVANVGAGSLRLGTMASYNISSRGQEQGVSLQALVGYRYGL from the coding sequence ATGAGATATACTACCCTATTCATTTTATTCCTCCCGCTTTGGCTAGTGGCCCAACAGGTGCCACACACGACGGCCTTCACTTCCACCTACGCCAGTTGGAATCCGGCGATGACGGCTCCTTGGAGTTATGTGGAGACCCAGGCGGTTTACCATCAGCAGTGGATGGGTTTTGCGGGGGCACCACAGACCATCATGGCCGACGTGCAAGTGCCCATCCTGGATTACAACATGAGTGCGGGCTTGCAGCTGCAAAACGACCAGGCAGGGCCTTTGCAGCAAACCAGTATTTCGCTACTGTATGCCTATCAGATAAAGCTGGACTACAACCACCGGCTCGCCATCGGGGTGATGGCCAACCTGAGTCAGTTTGGGTTCAATGGTAATGACCTGGCCGCCTATGACCTCGACGATCAACTTCTGGGCGAGGGGGAAAGCACCGTCAATCAGACCAATTTCGGCGTCGGCGTCTACTACACGGGGGCTGATCCTGATGATTATGAGGAATCCTACCTGTTTGCGGGCCTGAGTGCCCAGCAGGTGATGCCGGGATCGCTGCGCTTTGCGGAATTCAACGAATCAGCTAACTTCAAGCGGGTACTGCACGGCTTTGGTCTGGTGGGATATCACTTTGACCAAGGCAGTGATTTTATAGAACCGAGTCTGCAGGTACTCTATTCCACCAATAACGTCATGCACTTCCAGTTCGGCCTGCAATACGAGATGTACGACACCTTCTGGACGGGCCTGACGCTGGATTCGTCGTTCCGCACCGGGGTGCAACTCGGCTATATTGTGGCCAATGTCGGTGCGGGTAGCTTGCGCCTGGGCACCATGGCTAGCTACAATATTTCTAGTCGTGGACAAGAGCAGGGGGTGAGTTTGCAGGCTTTGGTGGGTTATCGGTATGGGTTGTAG
- a CDS encoding DUF2268 domain-containing putative Zn-dependent protease (predicted Zn-dependent protease with a strongly conserved HExxH motif), translated as MERLIFIAFLFFGFSHLTIGQNYAEEPSEAQFITEDVERFWEAFDNMDALGQDAFAGYLENGTDGVKGFTKYRIESAHALYKTVTERKGDYLKSRHVLENLETKKEEIKTIYSELEKRYPKAVYPPIYFVVGRFNSGGTVSEAGVILGTEMMENLDGLSGLVAHELIHYQQNFQGKNTLLFQSLIEGSADFIGELISGTHINKEAFDYGEANSEHLKEEFVKRMRKKKFKDWLYTTSGKDDRPNDLGYWMGYKITEAYFDKQEDKQQAIADILNIDDAQDFLHKSGYLDEFLRK; from the coding sequence ATGGAAAGATTAATTTTTATCGCATTTCTATTCTTTGGGTTTAGCCATTTGACCATTGGACAGAACTATGCAGAAGAACCGTCTGAAGCTCAATTTATTACGGAAGACGTTGAACGATTCTGGGAAGCCTTTGATAATATGGATGCCTTGGGGCAAGATGCTTTTGCAGGATATCTGGAAAATGGAACCGATGGCGTAAAAGGTTTTACCAAATATAGGATTGAGAGTGCCCATGCTTTGTATAAAACGGTCACGGAGAGGAAAGGTGATTATCTCAAATCTCGCCATGTTTTGGAAAACCTCGAGACTAAAAAGGAGGAAATAAAAACCATTTATTCAGAACTGGAAAAACGGTATCCTAAGGCCGTTTATCCGCCCATCTATTTTGTAGTAGGCCGTTTTAATTCAGGAGGTACGGTATCCGAGGCTGGAGTTATTCTGGGAACGGAGATGATGGAAAATCTGGACGGCTTATCAGGACTGGTGGCGCACGAACTTATTCACTATCAACAAAATTTTCAAGGAAAAAACACGCTTTTATTCCAATCCTTAATTGAAGGAAGCGCTGATTTTATTGGTGAGCTGATTTCTGGAACACATATCAATAAAGAAGCTTTTGATTATGGTGAAGCCAATTCAGAACATCTTAAGGAGGAGTTTGTGAAACGAATGCGCAAGAAGAAGTTTAAAGATTGGTTGTATACTACGAGCGGAAAAGACGACAGACCCAATGACTTAGGCTATTGGATGGGGTACAAAATAACCGAAGCATATTTTGATAAACAAGAAGACAAGCAGCAAGCAATAGCAGACATCTTGAATATTGACGACGCACAGGATTTTCTACACAAGAGTGGGTACTTGGATGAGTTTTTGAGGAAATAA
- a CDS encoding DUF3500 domain-containing protein gives MKVNVLPSGIITAIQRVALLLLVCLALIACENDKPEAAADEAFATKLFAEEVARAANHLIEVTPEAKRDLLRFRFDDEARTMGKVTSETPSFCAVLAWCLPGWGIQQSDMSHEQLVAMHQLLNLALSPGGYQTLLAVQNRQRIIGEMEDVSDILAIKNATDHHHDHPHQPVQSIFDLDSVRAASGFYPALGGAFLKGDSVTVDWVWPAPGLQTRRDQFDMYTIAIFGEPSSDQEWGFRFEGHHLTVNMTFVPDPKTGEIQVHTTPLFFGAFPMIIPEAPEAPDAEAAVLSEWNWEEGQLMMYSVAHHLRQFWLAVPENLRNQAFISADHFPQAGPLVIDTALPWLISAVEPRVDTAKIADYPHINITTDELSPEALWHLKQAYEFYTNSMNNNVSAAYRSRIEAALAPGQPLTLSWAGKSLENVGSNHYSYLVVGALLLEFMQNNQFTVQHDPDVTGNHVHSMLRDLSFDWLDPMDVHRRFSHAN, from the coding sequence ATGAAAGTCAATGTTCTGCCTAGTGGGATTATCACTGCTATTCAACGGGTAGCGCTATTACTCTTGGTTTGCTTGGCGCTAATCGCTTGTGAAAATGACAAGCCCGAAGCAGCTGCCGATGAGGCCTTTGCGACCAAACTATTCGCCGAAGAGGTCGCCCGTGCGGCGAATCACCTGATTGAAGTTACGCCAGAGGCAAAACGCGATCTATTACGTTTCCGTTTCGACGATGAAGCCCGAACCATGGGGAAAGTTACCTCCGAGACACCTTCCTTCTGTGCGGTGCTGGCTTGGTGCTTACCCGGCTGGGGGATTCAGCAAAGCGACATGAGCCACGAACAGTTGGTGGCGATGCATCAGCTCTTAAACCTGGCCCTTTCTCCCGGCGGTTACCAGACCCTCCTGGCGGTACAAAATCGACAGCGGATCATCGGTGAAATGGAAGATGTCAGTGATATCTTAGCGATCAAAAATGCCACTGATCATCATCATGATCATCCCCACCAGCCTGTACAATCAATATTCGATCTGGACAGCGTCCGAGCCGCAAGCGGTTTCTATCCCGCTTTGGGGGGAGCCTTCCTCAAGGGAGACAGCGTGACCGTAGATTGGGTATGGCCTGCTCCTGGTTTGCAAACACGCCGGGATCAATTCGACATGTATACGATTGCGATCTTTGGCGAACCCAGCAGTGATCAAGAATGGGGCTTCCGTTTTGAAGGGCACCACCTCACCGTGAACATGACCTTTGTACCAGACCCCAAGACGGGAGAAATCCAGGTGCATACGACGCCCCTCTTCTTTGGGGCCTTCCCCATGATCATTCCCGAAGCACCTGAAGCGCCCGATGCAGAGGCCGCTGTGCTCTCCGAGTGGAATTGGGAAGAAGGCCAATTGATGATGTACAGCGTAGCTCATCATCTGCGTCAATTTTGGCTGGCGGTTCCGGAAAACTTGCGAAATCAAGCTTTTATCAGCGCTGATCATTTTCCACAGGCAGGTCCTTTGGTCATCGATACAGCGCTGCCTTGGTTGATAAGTGCGGTCGAGCCGCGGGTGGATACTGCTAAAATTGCAGACTATCCTCATATCAATATCACCACAGACGAGCTGAGCCCCGAAGCTTTATGGCACCTCAAACAAGCGTATGAATTTTACACCAACTCGATGAATAACAATGTTAGCGCTGCCTATCGGAGTAGAATCGAGGCGGCATTGGCACCGGGTCAGCCACTTACGCTAAGTTGGGCGGGTAAATCGCTGGAGAATGTTGGTTCCAACCATTACAGCTACCTGGTCGTTGGGGCACTGCTCTTGGAGTTCATGCAAAACAACCAGTTTACCGTCCAGCATGATCCTGATGTAACTGGCAACCATGTCCACAGTATGTTGCGGGATCTGAGCTTTGATTGGTTGGATCCGATGGACGTTCACCGGCGGTTTAGTCATGCAAATTAG
- a CDS encoding TetR/AcrR family transcriptional regulator, translated as MKKISLDTGRVNQKAKTRTKILVAAKELMQQEKLITLEDVAEKANISRATIYRYYAKIDLLITEASLDIHHKSPDELLDEVKEMGLEDRIIYVQKHYTQLAQKHEVAFRRYLSAVLLESVTSKKKLRGARRVKSLNNVLKPFKNDLDSDTFKKLVTVASVLMGIDSLIVCKDVCDLDNEEANATLQWALEMIFKGISSGKE; from the coding sequence ATGAAGAAGATCTCACTAGACACCGGACGAGTCAATCAAAAAGCCAAGACAAGAACAAAAATCCTTGTTGCGGCTAAAGAATTGATGCAGCAAGAAAAGTTGATCACACTAGAAGATGTAGCTGAAAAAGCGAATATTTCCAGAGCAACAATCTATCGATATTATGCCAAGATAGATTTGCTGATTACGGAAGCGTCTTTAGATATTCACCACAAATCACCTGATGAATTACTTGATGAGGTCAAGGAAATGGGACTAGAGGATCGAATAATTTATGTTCAAAAGCATTACACGCAACTAGCACAAAAACATGAAGTAGCCTTTAGAAGATATTTAAGTGCCGTGCTTTTAGAGTCTGTAACCTCGAAAAAGAAACTTAGGGGAGCAAGAAGAGTGAAATCATTAAACAATGTTCTTAAACCCTTTAAAAATGATTTAGACAGTGATACGTTCAAAAAATTAGTAACCGTAGCTTCCGTCTTAATGGGTATAGATTCGCTTATCGTTTGTAAAGACGTTTGTGATCTTGATAATGAAGAAGCAAACGCTACCTTACAATGGGCTTTAGAGATGATATTTAAAGGAATTTCTTCAGGAAAGGAATGA
- a CDS encoding cupin domain-containing protein, with protein MEKKEELWVLGHKISPIEVSGNYDMVIGETPGNVPGPPPHIHNGFTELFLVIEGEMEFMVNGVTQVVKQGESVNLPVGALHTFSNSSSSSCKWINVHSPKGFLSFFQEMGIPTTKEEAMKKSIDKSIIDKVIAEAANYDMHIQM; from the coding sequence ATGGAAAAGAAAGAGGAATTATGGGTTTTAGGGCACAAAATAAGCCCGATAGAGGTTTCGGGAAATTACGATATGGTTATTGGTGAAACGCCAGGAAATGTTCCAGGGCCGCCACCCCATATCCATAATGGTTTCACTGAGCTGTTTTTGGTAATTGAAGGCGAAATGGAATTTATGGTAAATGGCGTTACCCAAGTTGTAAAACAAGGGGAATCGGTGAACCTTCCAGTGGGTGCTTTGCACACTTTCAGCAACAGTTCCTCCTCCTCATGTAAGTGGATAAACGTGCACAGTCCAAAAGGATTCTTGTCTTTTTTTCAAGAAATGGGTATTCCGACAACAAAAGAAGAGGCCATGAAAAAATCAATCGACAAATCAATTATTGATAAAGTCATTGCAGAGGCAGCTAACTATGATATGCATATACAAATGTGA
- a CDS encoding SDR family NAD(P)-dependent oxidoreductase, with the protein MNAGYGTSGKFIDASMDQEVNMLDLNCKSVLQLTHYFANKMKADGQKGAIVFLSSIVAFQGVPNAANYAATKAYVQSLGEALAVEFKAEGIDILCAAPGPVQSGFSQRANMIMGNALSVEAVGVPIITAIGQRTRVLPGFLTKFLTYNLSMTPRWLKIRIMGKVMAGFTKHHRSRILVGDYKSHLYMHIIVSCLCNDFINN; encoded by the coding sequence ATGAATGCAGGATACGGCACTTCTGGTAAATTCATAGACGCATCTATGGATCAGGAGGTAAATATGCTTGACCTTAACTGTAAATCTGTTTTACAACTTACCCACTACTTTGCCAATAAAATGAAAGCTGACGGCCAAAAAGGTGCCATCGTTTTTCTGAGCTCTATTGTAGCCTTCCAAGGCGTACCCAATGCGGCCAACTATGCTGCTACCAAAGCCTACGTACAATCTCTCGGGGAAGCACTGGCTGTAGAATTTAAAGCGGAGGGGATAGATATACTCTGCGCGGCTCCCGGCCCGGTACAAAGTGGTTTCTCTCAAAGAGCAAATATGATCATGGGTAACGCCTTGAGCGTGGAAGCGGTAGGCGTGCCCATCATCACGGCAATTGGCCAACGTACCAGAGTGCTGCCCGGGTTTTTGACTAAATTCCTGACTTATAACCTAAGTATGACTCCACGGTGGCTGAAAATCAGGATCATGGGGAAAGTGATGGCCGGGTTTACAAAGCATCACCGTAGTCGAATCCTGGTCGGGGATTATAAATCACATTTGTATATGCATATCATAGTTAGCTGCCTCTGCAATGACTTTATCAATAATTGA
- a CDS encoding serine hydrolase domain-containing protein translates to MIKIKRMKQLLYKLIFQTTILVFLGSCSNLFKDSNIQKGSSDCISQEASVERKIRLETELRGQVKFLEEVESFISITDRMSAYNIPALSLAVINEGRIEWADIYKNVNFPEVQNLDCSSIFQAASLSKPVTFLAALRMHSTGEIDLDRNIQDYLQDFVLPQGKQTAEHPVTFRNIFSHTSGINPGGYQGYARNRSMPSDLAILRGSEEVNTPAIEVSTQPNETLAYSGGGYTLAELALQDIYNEAFSNIMKKWILEPAGMEHAEFTQPLPDSISNQVAKGYNQSGELIDGGWRNHPEQAAAGLWSNAIDMAKFLIEIYNAYQGKSSIFLQSDIKTIVSHERDGHIYGFIVNRTEDDIALTHYGGNEGYRTGMTISLTSGNGLVYLINSDNGGALGNELLLSASEIYQWQHFKQTNVQRKQVSAEILKGLTGEYKWNNQIDLSIAFDENNKQISLYFPNGDEYKLIAIIGDGLDFIHPNTGVKVSFSMNDDLPSFNLYGQTAVKLQ, encoded by the coding sequence ATGATTAAGATTAAGCGTATGAAACAACTGCTGTATAAATTAATTTTTCAAACTACTATTTTAGTTTTTTTGGGTTCTTGTTCCAACCTGTTCAAAGATTCAAACATACAAAAGGGTAGTTCAGATTGCATTAGCCAAGAAGCATCCGTTGAAAGAAAAATTCGACTAGAGACTGAATTGCGCGGGCAAGTGAAGTTTTTGGAAGAGGTGGAAAGCTTCATTTCCATAACAGATAGAATGTCAGCGTATAATATTCCTGCATTATCTCTAGCTGTAATAAATGAAGGTAGGATTGAATGGGCAGATATCTATAAAAATGTAAATTTTCCAGAAGTACAAAACCTGGATTGTTCTAGCATTTTCCAAGCAGCATCACTATCAAAACCAGTAACGTTTCTTGCGGCATTACGTATGCATTCTACTGGAGAAATAGACCTGGATAGAAATATACAGGACTACCTGCAAGATTTTGTATTACCTCAAGGAAAACAAACAGCTGAGCATCCAGTTACGTTTCGTAATATCTTTTCCCATACTTCAGGAATCAATCCTGGTGGGTATCAGGGATACGCTAGAAACCGCTCGATGCCTTCCGATCTAGCTATTTTAAGGGGTAGTGAAGAAGTCAATACCCCAGCAATAGAAGTCAGTACGCAGCCCAATGAAACACTGGCTTATTCAGGAGGTGGCTACACATTGGCTGAATTGGCTCTTCAAGACATCTACAATGAAGCGTTCTCGAACATCATGAAAAAATGGATCCTTGAACCTGCGGGAATGGAACACGCTGAGTTCACGCAACCATTACCTGACTCGATATCTAATCAGGTAGCCAAAGGTTACAATCAATCAGGAGAGCTTATAGATGGTGGATGGAGAAACCATCCAGAGCAAGCTGCTGCAGGGCTTTGGAGCAACGCTATTGATATGGCTAAATTCTTAATTGAAATTTACAATGCCTATCAAGGCAAAAGCTCGATATTTCTACAGTCCGATATTAAGACAATAGTAAGCCACGAACGAGACGGTCATATCTATGGATTCATCGTGAACCGGACCGAAGATGATATTGCTCTCACCCACTACGGAGGGAATGAAGGTTATCGTACAGGGATGACAATAAGCCTTACGAGCGGAAATGGCTTGGTCTATTTGATTAATTCAGACAATGGTGGGGCACTGGGGAATGAACTACTATTATCAGCCTCGGAGATCTATCAATGGCAGCATTTTAAGCAAACTAATGTTCAGCGTAAACAAGTTAGCGCTGAAATTTTAAAAGGCTTGACTGGTGAATACAAGTGGAACAATCAAATAGATCTTTCAATCGCATTTGATGAAAACAATAAGCAAATTTCACTCTATTTCCCGAATGGCGATGAATATAAACTTATTGCCATTATTGGTGATGGACTTGATTTTATTCATCCAAATACTGGTGTGAAAGTTTCGTTCTCAATGAATGATGACTTACCCTCTTTTAACCTCTACGGGCAAACTGCTGTTAAATTGCAATAA